The Solanum lycopersicum chromosome 2, SLM_r2.1 DNA window AGGTAATAACTCACTAGCCACCCATAATAACCCCTAGTTAATTAACTAACTCGTAATAAGATTCTcgacttaaaaataaaactcgAATTTCCGTAGGGACCTATGGCCACCACCTATGGACTGTATATGGTGTGAAGCCCTGGTCGTATGCCCTTTTGTTCCTATCAGAGATAGGAAATGGGGGAGATTTTGTGGCGAGACTAAGTCTCCACCCAAGATCCTGACTTACGCCCCCTCATTCCCTTGATGGTCCGTCAAAGGGCCTCGTAGGAAGCTGCTTCAATTTGGCATCTTTTGGGTTCTCCTCAAGGACCTTTATGGTGGTCCTTGGGGGGCCATACCCGTACATTTGGACACTAAACACATTATTTTACTTacttataacatttttatatgatttaataaCCGTACGACACTTTCAAACCTTCTCAAGACCTAAGAATACCTACTATTAATTTTACAAATCTTTCGGacgtcatggtcgtttcttgacGTTTAGGTACTAACACTTCCTAAACAAGTTAATTACATTAGGTTAGGTCTATAAATATCATCTTAACAATTTTTAAGTCATTATTCATAATTCAAGGCTCTAGCTTAGGTCATTGATTTTCCAGGGTGTttcaattttgtataataaacTAAGCATGTGACCTAGTAGGTTCTAAAGGGGTGAAAATTCATGATTCTACTAGCATTGTGGAGGAAGCTAATGTTGTGAGGGGAGGTCTACAATATTGTTGGGAACATGGTTTGGTGCAagtttatttgaatttgattcGTATGTTTTGGTGAAAATACTTAATGGAGAATGGGATGTTCCATGAAGTGTGACTTTCGAAGTCAACTCCATTAATAAACTGGTGGAATTGATGACGGTAAAAGTACAACACTCATTAAGGGAGGGGGAATACTCTTGCTGATTTTTTTGCTAACTTAGTTTTTCATTTAGCATGTACATTTTAATTAGTTTCAGGAAGTTCCTAGAGTAGGGAAAGTTATAATAAATGCAGAAAAATATGGTTTTCCTCATCTGAAAACAAGACAGACTATTTATCCTATGTCCAACAATACATAGATTTATGAAATAACTGATAAAATATTCCTAATTTAAGCAGGGCTATAGACAACTTCAGTCTCAATTAGATTCGTTTTGTTACATATCATGCGTCTGTTGAGAGTTTAAGGTGTCACAGGTGATATAAAACCAGGACAAGTGGTATTAGGCTTGTATATGTGTGGGATGTATTTTGTTCTGTTATTGCTTCAACAATCTAAGATAACATATTGAGTTGTGTACCTAAGCTTTTCAAATGTTCTACTCGTCAAGTCAGCCTCAAGAATTTCCTATACGATTTAATAAGTCAATACCTCTCTTTAAGGTCTAAGCCCAGATGATGGGATTAATCACATTGTGGGATTCAACCCACTGAGAGTAGACATGAGAGATGAGGCATAAACTTACCGTTGTTGATATTGAGGAAGTAGTCACCTGAGTTTGAATTTGAATCCTACAATGGAAGAAAGATAAACATTCAAAAGAGATAAAGATCGAGTAGTGGGTACCTTTTTCTCACTGGCAATCAACGTTTCGATCTTCCAGAGATCCCTTCACCCGCCTCAGTTGTTGGTACACGATCGACAGGTCCCATATGGGAGCTCAATTTGTGGAGCTCCATTGCTAATTGATGAAGAGGTCGTGGTGGAGATGCTATTCTAGAGGACTGACTATTCCACTTTCTTTTTCAGatatttttgttctatttaATTTATGGATTTATTGCTGATTTTATGGACTTAGcacttaaatttttatcattttaataaaacGGCCCTCATGAGTCtttaagcttttttttttaaaaaaaaaacatggcTTAGTACCATCCATGGATACAAATCGTGAGAAAGAGACTAGTACATAATTAGTTGACTCATAATAAACTTTAACCACTATGTTGTGGAAATATCTTGAATTAGCTAGTATactttagaagaaaaataacacAAAGATCTAATGAGGTTCGGCTAATTTTAATCCTCCAAGCAAAAGCATTCTGAGTTTTTCACTATAACAAAAAAGAAGTGTACCAACGCTTTCAAGCCCTAAGGACTACACTATGGATCATATAACACCACTCTTTTTCATTATGCCCAAACACCCTGAATATTAGCAGACATAAGGCAACTTTTAATATCTATATTTCACCCATTTGATTTCATACCCAAATTTGATCATTTCCCTCCTAAGCAGCAAGAGTATGAAGTTAATCAAAATATATGTTACATCTTACAACAGATAATATGATAATGTAAAAGttatttgtaattataattcttttaattttattattaacaataacaatttttttctaatatatatatagtttgtaGTTCTTCACATAAAAAAGTATTTGATTAAACATCTAAATGagttacatttttattattataaaagtatAAATGTCCAAGTGACAATTGTCTAACTTGACGTTATAACATATTGAATTTTCCACATCAAATTACCAATGTACAATACATTTATAAATAACCCTGAGGGTAGCTCGACTGGTAAAGGCCTGAGGACAAAGTCCTTCAGGTTTCCAGTTCAAGCCCCAGCAGGGCCACTGGAGGCATTACAAACCGGTTGCGTCTCCAGGGCCTCGTGAAACTAATCGTGGTGCACCCACCTTGAAACAGCGGGATCCAGTGCGTACAGCTAGTCGGGTTCGCAGAACGACAAGAGGAAACCACGGAAAGAAAAAGTTGTAccctaaattatttatatatttataaaaatgacataatataaattatatttcatgtttttaaagaaaattatcacATTCAAACAACCAAATATTagttacaaaaattataatcaaacaCAACTCTagcataaaaaaatcaaaatcaagtgaaaaaatatttatactagtATGTAATAGCTCGTATATGAGATCTAAATATATAACATTATGTGActgtttatattgaaatattactCTTCTAAAATATGTTTCATAAAATAAGCCTTCTGCTCAATAAAAGCCGAATGATTTTGTTTATTTCCGGAAATTGCTAAgaatataaatcatattaataataataaaaatgtattattattctacaaaaattaaaaaaaaagcacaAATGACAAAAAGGCGAGTCAGAATGGAGATGCGGGGTATCGATCCCCGTACCTCTCGCATGCTAAGCGAGCGCTCTACCATCTGAGCTACATCcccattttaattatttctttatgttattaatattgtttGTAAGGAGAAATGTGAGTCCTCAGATAACGAATTTATGACCATTCGTTACGCTTTGAAACATGCCGCGAAGGCAAATTTTCCCATTTGTGATAAGATCACAAGAGTGAGTACTGAGTATGGAAAGTGTTGCACCAACAAATAGAATGGCTTTGGCTCACTCCATTTTCACTCCTCTCAAGCCTCTAACTACCACTCCCCGTCCTCTTCTTCCCCATAACTTTCCACCTCGGTTGCCTTTATGCAGAGCAGCTAATATTAACCGCAGACAGTTGATTGCTGACACTGCTGCTGCCATTATTCTTCCTCCATTACTAGGAGTAGGAGTAAGCCTCTCTCCTCTCCCTGTTGCCAAAGCTGAAGACACTCCTCTCTCTGAATGGGAAAGAGTTTTTCTTCCTATTGACCCTGGTGTCGTCCTTCTCGACATTGCTTTCGTTCCGGACGACCCAAATCACGGTATGTATGTGGAAAACTAATTACATTTTGTTGCCAATAATAATTCAAGGTTGCAGTAGAATTCCTAATAtgattagaatttttatttatgatattatttttttatgtttaattaagaTTTGTTAGCCAGAAAGATTGTTAttccaattttaatttgatttttattaatataaatagggatgttgttagttatttttggtACAGATAAAAGGTAGAAATAAGATTCaagaattttttgaatttataaataaaatattttccttcatatatTCTTTGCTAGGGACGAAGTATACTTTCTGTATGGATGAAACCTCAAAATGCAAATAATTGGATATAAAATTTAGATGTATGAAAAGTTGATAACAAAGAAACTTCATATAAAGTGTTGAAAAACTCTTAATAATCTGAGGTCTTTTGGAAAaacttgtattttttaattgtttatgaTCTGTTCACGGTCGTTGTTTGTAATTTGGAGAATTCAGCTTTACAAGTGCTACTCAAATTTGAATGATGGACTGAATGTGCTACTTCATTGTATTTTAGAACAACTGGATAAGAGATCatatttaaaagtttgattAATTGTGACCTAAGTATGCTCAAAGCCTGCGGAAATATGTTAAAGAATTGTGCTCAATTTAGCTAACTGATTGGGGGAGTTTAAGTAATTCTTCTTAGGATAGAAGAAATGCTGAAGTTTAAGTCATCCCTTTGAAGATAGAAGAATATCCAACAGCCTTAGGATCTAATGCGTGCAATGTTTGAGAATTGTACTAATCCAGACAAACAATAATGACAAATCATCTAATATGTTAAGCATTATTGATAGGTTGGTAGTGCTGTGCATTGAGTTCGAGGTTTGTCCTTAATTTGGTTTAAAGTGATAAGACATCGTCAAGCACAACCTCGTTGTTTTGTGCTTTTATATGTaaggatattttcttaatttagtttaatAGTAACGGAAATCGTGGTTTGAAGATATTTGGTTACTGCACAGCTGTGTGTTTTACACATTGACTTTAAGATTTGTGCTTATTGGTGGAACAATGGCTGGCAGGTTTTGTTCTGGGGACTAGGCAAACTATTTTGGAAACAAAGGATGGAGGAACTACTTGGGTACCTAGATCCATAGCCTCTGCCGAAGAGGAAGATTTCAATTATAGGTTTAATTCTATCAGTTTTAAAGGCAAGGAAGGGTGGATTATTGGAAAACCAGCAATCTTGTTGCATACTTCTGATGCTGGTGAAAACTGGGAGCGGATACCTTTGAGTTCTCAACTTCCTGGTGACATGGTAAgcataatatttttcaattcttcTTGGTTCTTATTCAAAATTTGAGCATGTATGTTAGCCCATTATACTTTCAGGGTAAATTGATAACTTAGATGTTTAAAACCTTAATAGAAAACTTTGCTTGGAATGATTCACTGTGCGCCTACGCTTTAgtgctttgtaataatattttgatgtttGTGGATAGTTTTTCTATTTAATATGGTTGGTTAAGGTTTCCTAAAGAACTTATTTCTTACAAACATTGGTTGAAAACTTTCTTGAGGCACAATTTCTAAAAGAACTTTTTGGGAACACTCAAGAAAGTTTTACACAAAGTATGCCTATCTATATTTGTTTTGCACAAATTTTTCGTATAAATATTGTCCAATGACCGTATTTTCATTCATACTCTTGTATGTAAAGCATGAGGAGTAAGTATTATTTGTGTTAACATATATTACCATTACAAGCCATTTGGAGTTGTTGACATTCACCGTTATCTTTCATGTAGTAACTCGCCTATGCTCAGCCAAGAAATAACTACATTGCAGGATGTAAACTTGATCTAATAATGCAAGCAGGCTACAAAAGGTCAAAGATTTACGGGCATGAACTTTTTGCACGTTGAAGGCCTACGTTTTTTGAAACATTTCCGGTTATTTTGGTAGTTGGCGATAGAATCCTTAGAGATGATGTTCCTTTTAAAAGGGAAGCGAAActgatttgaaaaaataaaaatagagtgaaCTTATGAAATTCCTTGTGTATATTAATCTGCAGAAAGTCTGAATTTATACATAGAAAAAAACGtaaacattaaaactaaaataagaacaTGTGCCACTAACTACCATAAAAGGGGGCCACTAACAGCCATAATGGGGCCACTAACTTCAGAAAGTTGAGCAACTAAAATTGACTAAGTCTACCTAGAAAATAGGAAGCACTAAATTGAAACAAGtaaaaaacagtaaaaataataataagctgAAAAATGTCAATTGTCTAACACTCCTCCTTGGCATTTTTGTGGCAAACACCAATTCTTTGCCTCAGATCTTCAAACCTTTCCTTTGGCAATGACTTGGTGAAAATGTCAGCTAGCTGGTTCTCAGATGAACAATGAACAAGCAACACTTCATTAGATTGTTGGACTTCTCTAACAAAATGAAACTTGATCTTGATATGTTTAGTTCGACCATGAAACACTTGATTTTTTGAGATTGAAATTGCTGAACTGTTGTCATACATGATCTTGGTAGCTTCTGTTTGTTCATGGCCTAAGTCCTTCATCATCTTCCTTAGCAGATAACTTGATTCACAGCAGATGCAGCAGCTACGTACTCAGCTTTTGCTATTGATTGAGCTGTAGTTTCTTGTTTTCTAGAGCTCCAACAAAAACAACTTGTCCCCAAACAGAAAAGATATCTAGATGTGCTTCTGGAATCATCAACTTCACCACCCCAATCACTATTAGAGTACCCGATCAGGTTCATAGTTACTTCGGCAGATGTTGggaaaaaaattccaaaacttGTTAGTTCCTTTAGTATACCTTAACACTCTTTTAGTAGCTGTGAGGTGTGTGTCTCTAGGCGAATGCATGAAACTAGAGAGCAAACTGACAACAAATAGAATGTTCGGCCTGCTTGCGGTTAGATATAGAAGACTGCCAATTAAGCTTCTATACATACTATCATCCACTTTTTTGGAATCCTCATCCTTGCCAAGCTTCACACCAGTAGATATTGGAGTACTCACAGGTTTGCAGTCTTGCATTTTGAACCTGTTTAGAATATCCGAAATGTATTTCTGCTGGCATATGAAAATTCCATCACTGGAGTGCAACACTTCCATGCCGAGAAAGTACTTCATGACTCCAAGATCAGtcatttcaaagattttctCCATTTCATCCTTGAACCTTTGGATTAGTTCAATTTTGCTTCCTGTCACAAgcatgtcatccacataaattgagacaattAAGGACTCACCTGCAGCATTGACTTTCACATACAAAGTAGCTTCACTTTGACTTCTACTAAAGCCAAGTTGGATGAGATGATTGTCCATCCTCTCATACCATGCCCTTGGGGCTTGTTTTAGGCCATACAAGGCCTTTGCTAAGAGTTAAACTTGATCCTCTTTTCCAGGAGTTGAGAAACCATCAGGTTGCTCTACATATATCTCTTCAGCAAGCAAACCATTCAAGAAAGCCAATTAGACATCAAGTTGATGAATATGCCAGGAACTATGAGATGCAAATGCAAGAATAAGCTTAATTGTGTCATACCTTGCTACAGGAGCAAATGTTTCCTGGTAATCCACACCATATTGTTGTGCGTATCCCTTTACCACCAATCTAGccttatgtttgcaaattgttCCATCTGGATTGAGTTTTGTCTTAAAAATCCATTTTACACCAATTACCTTGCGATTTCTAGGTCTGTCAACAAGCTGCCAGGTTCCATTCTTCTCGATCATGTctagttcttcttgcatagctCTCCTCCGTGCCTGAGAGTCTTGTGCTTCAGCATAGCTTGTTGGTTCAGAGCTAACCAAGTTACACCGCTGATAGACATCTTTTAAGGATCGAGTTCTCCTCACTGGTACATCATCCACTAGTTCATCTTCTGAAAGTTGAGGCTGCTCTATTGAAAATGAATCAGAATAAGAGGTCTTCTGATTTTTCCAATCCCAACCAGCTGCTTCATCAAACTTCACTTCTCGGCTGAGAATTAGTTTGTCTGATTTCAAATAGAAAATTATGTAACCTTTGGATGAACTATATCCCAAAAATATGCCTTGATGAGCCTTGTAATCCAGCTTACTCTTTTTGTTTCGGGAACTCGATAATAACATATACACCCAAAGATTCTGAGATGGTGTATTGATGGTTTGTTCCCACACCAAGCTTCATATGGAGTCATGTCCTGCAAGACCTTAGTAGGCAATTTGTTCAGCAAATATACAGAGGTATTGATTGCCTCAGCCCAAAACTGATTTGGGATCTTTCTTTCGAGCAAAAGACATCTGGCCATCTCCATTACTGTCCTATTCTTCCTTTCAGACACgccattttgttgtggagtgTATGGTAATTTCAATTGGCGTTCAATACCTATGCTATTAGAAAACTCCACAAATTGAGAAGAAGTGTattctcctccattgtcagaccttaaaGCCTTAATACTAAGATTACATTGATTTTCTACTAAAgctttaaattgtttaaaaacatCAAAGACTTCGCTCTTCAGTCTTATGAAATAAACCCAACATATTCTGGTGTAGTCATCAATAAAGAGGAGAAAGTATCTGTTACCACTCAGCGAATCTGTTTTCATTGGGCCGCAAACATCCGTATGAATGAGCTGAAGTGTCTGTTAGCTCTTCGTACTTGATTTGCTTGAAATGACAATTTTGTTTGCTTTCCCTGTTGGCAAGTTTCACAAACTTGAGCATTAGAAAGAAATTCAGGCATATTTTCCACTAGCTCCTTTTTTTTCATCTCGGCGATGCTTCTCAGATTGAAGTGACCAAACCTTTTGTGCCATAGGTTTGTACATGTTTGTGAAGTAATAGTGTAAGCATGCTCAGTTATTTTCTCCCAATCAACTGAAAACATTTTGTTGCTCATCTTGACATAAAATAACTCTACTCCAGAAGGGTCAGAAACAACACATTCACGATTCTTAAAATGCagagaataattattttcaagcaTTTGTCCAACACTCAACAAATTTTGACTC harbors:
- the LOC101259493 gene encoding uncharacterized protein isoform X2, with translation MESVAPTNRMALAHSIFTPLKPLTTTPRPLLPHNFPPRLPLCRAANINRRQLIADTAAAIILPPLLGVGVSLSPLPVAKAEDTPLSEWERVFLPIDPGVVLLDIAFVPDDPNHGFVLGTRQTILETKDGGTTWVPRSIASAEEEDFNYRFNSISFKGKEGWIIGKPAILLHTSDAGENWERIPLSSQLPGDMLSVNNSGFTSGNRDGRPRSFDSEARKICWSKAEKVPGRDPERWRKDVAGNMIGKRFHSCQGCLCFEYDHIVPFSKGGDSVSDNCQILQTRVNRSKADKVAVDTKHLKGYSCDINFSDNDLDKIEMAVYGDIKRSDNQCRVQTIDEIMGKYKSKNGIASCNSR